The Ziziphus jujuba cultivar Dongzao chromosome 5, ASM3175591v1 genome segment gtgttttaaaaaaatagttattcagTAATATACATAATCAAATCATTCTGAATAATTCAAAGTGTAAGAGGAATATCAACTGATCTTAATACACAAATCAAACTCAAAATGTAAAAACAGAAAGGTCAGGGAACTAATTATTCGTAAGTAATGagataaacaataataaaatcccTTGCATAGCCATTAACAAAGTGGTAACCAAATATCtctcaaaaattcaaaagagTATGTGCAGAAGTTCATAAAACAATACATCTATAAGTATTTACCGATCACAAGACAACATAAATTACTAATCATGAAAATTATGCAAGATTATCCAAAGGCAGTGTCTAAAACAGTAGAAGATTGGGAATTCATTATGCACCTTAGCCCATAGAGCCATCTCCACAACATCTATACCAACAACTTTGGGAAGACGACCCATTATATCTTTGCATACGTTTAAAATGCATAATAAAAGGCGATTCCTACagcaaaaatttgaaaatagaatATAGTAATCAGTAATTGAATGCAGAACTTCAGAAGAAGTATAATACTATGAAATCTTTAACTCTGCGTTAATTCCATTATGCTACCTATCATCAATATTGCGCATGGTCCACTGAGGCGGAGCAACACTCTGGCTTCTAAGATTATCAAATCCCTATAAAAAAATTCAgtcacaatttttatttaaaaaaaaaaaaatggaaggaagaaagaaaaacgaACAGCAAACATcagaattttcatttttcttgagCCCTAGAAACCTAATCCTTGACAGTGTGTCACCCCGGAGTGTATGACACAAGGCGAGTAGAGTTTTCCTAGATACAAAGCAAACGGAACATACCAGCGTAAAAGTACAGCCACTAGGATCGTTTGTTATCACCTCCACCTTTGAAAGATGCTTCAACTTGTATAACTTTGCAGGCTGCAAGTGGAAGAAAAGTCCTAGGATCAAGAAACATCTACAATGCAGTTCAATCTCACAAAACAACATTATCGATTACAGTACAAAATTATCAAGACAAAAGTTCATCGTCTATGAATTATTTCTCCATCTTTTGCTTTCCCAATTGAACTTCTTGCTTTTTTTGCAATTTAGTGTTGTTAAATCTGTTTAGACATAAATAAGCATGCTGCCTGCATTCCTAATAGGAGACACATATCTGATGAATCCATTTGTTGCGCAAAGGATATGTTGATGAACGCATGTAGCTAAGTATCGATGAATTGGTAATGGGAATGCATATTGACGAATCTATGAGTTGCTAAGCACATGCTAATAATGCACAAATTCTCATGCAACAAATGAACGTGTAAAGGGATGTTGGAGATAGGTGCAAAAGGCCACTTTGAAATTATAAAGCACCATAAACTAGGCACTGCAGAGCAGGATAGAAATCTTATATCATAATAATTTCATGGGACCCTTAATGTTGACCATAATTCAAACTTATGCCAAAAGatttcaaattcttttttgaaaaaagcaaaacaagCTGGATATTACCTCAAGTTCTCCACCAGAAGAATCTTTGAAGACACGTAGGAAAGCTTTAGTCCGCTGACCTTTTGATTTTGCTGCACAAAACACACAAACTAGTTAGACATCTCCCCCAATCTTTTATGTACCACCAGCATCACAAAAGAGAGACTATGGTACAACTTTTCAGAACAACCATGTAAGGTGGTCTCAATAGGTAGCATCAATCTGGACAAATCTTCATCTAGTACCATAATGTTACATATATCAAATTCTACAAGGTATTCTAACTCATTATATCTGTTTATGTAGAAAATAGCATACTGCGTTTTGCACTGGCAGCTAGGCTTTACAGACACCCCCAAATAAATATCATCAACAAAATCACTATTTATTTCCATACAGGAAATCACCTCAGCATGTTTTGCACAGTCCTAAAATGTGCTTAAGATTTATATTGCAGAATCTTTCATCCAGAACTGTTCATTGAAGTgcatgtatattatatttttaagaataGTCCCAGCTATACACTCCTTCCAAAGCATATAGAAAAATGTTCAGGAAGTCATTCCAAAAACATCATTGtttcttcactttttttctCATATAACTTTGGAGATTTAATTCTGCTAGGCCTGAGAAGAAAAAATTTAGTCACATTTCGGACTTCCTTTTAACTCTTTTATACCCTTGTGTATGTAACAAGCAACTGAACACGCTAACCTCATAATTTTTATTCCTGTGATAAATTTGAGGTGTTTCTCTCGAAATACAAATGCTAATGATGTTCAACTTGAAGAAGTTATTAGAAAATTTGAGAGGTTGGAATAAAAAAAGTACAGTTTTAAGCAGAACTCTTACAAATTCAGCAGTGGAAATCAAACTCTTCCTCAAGATTACGATTAAATTACTAGAAAAAACAGAAGCTTCTAGCGTGAAAGCCAAAATTCGTATCCAAACACGTAGAATTTTACATGctttcgttaaaaaaaaaaaaaaaaaaaaaagattgaaacaaTGATTACAATCATAAGCTAGAAAATCATAGGAAGAGAGAATTGCGTACTGGAAATGGCGAGAACCCTAGCTTTTCCCATATGTTTGAGCTTGCCAGATTTTCCCCAGATCCCTCGGCCCTTGACCACGCGGATCGAAAACACGATCTTCTGTTTGGTGCCTTCGATTGCCGCCTCACAGGCTCGCCTGAGCTCCTCGTCGTCTGCGCTGGATTTCGCCATTGCCGGTGGTGCACTTTTCTGGATCTCAAATCGGTTTCCTCAGGCGGAAACAGAGAAAGGGAGAGAGTAGAGAGCAACTaagtaaaaaaaacttttacgAAAAAGGCAAATAATAGTTGGTTCCTAATGATCACACCAGATGATATAATTACGCCCAGTGGAGATTACAATAAATTGGTGCAATGCAATGGCTACAAAAGATGACTTCCGGGTCGGATGCGAATAGTCATCCATAAAAAGTATTTTGTACGGATAGACGCCCACTTCACTGTACGCGTAGCTTTGTCCGTTCTACAACCCCTTACTCTTTCctcttttgacattttttttctttttttcttttttttcctaaaattccatttttgacattaataataaattaaaagcaaaaaaataaataaataaataaatttgtatctGCACTGCCTTCATGTTCCAACGGAACCACCAAACGACATAGTTCAATCTGtccaaaaaataacaaataacataTTTCCAAGCACtgcaaattttgcaaaaattgattatcaattatattatatatataggtaagattactcaaaaattagaaaaaataaaaaataaagctaaAGTCTGAAAGAATAACAAATCCAGTACCAAGGTACCAAGATTGATACGTATGAGGGAGCTCAAATACTTTACCAATGAGCAGATAAAATTTACtacaaaatcatataatttttatttatctttccaaaatattattttaaaaaaaaaacttatttttgacAAATGAAAACCCACCTACAAAGACAATGAAcagcaaagaaaagaaaaaagtcagGAAATCTGGCACAGCAACCCCAGGGAATTCTCAACGAAGGTTCTTGCCATCATTCCCATGATTTAGACCTTTAACCATTAAGCTAGCTAGTAAAAGCATCACattcacaaataaaatatttccatcCAAAATTCACAGCCAAATCAGCTGCCAATAAAACATCTGGCTCATTGGTTGAGAGCCATAGAATTAGACAACATCAATCTCTCAGACAATTCTATATCTTTTGTATAATGGGGCAAATTAAACTTATGTTTCCGGCCGTGAAGAAAGAatgcaacaaaaagaaaaaaataaaaataataatatttagaatatgAACTAGCAATAGCATATCATCCTGGAATGGCTCGACGAGACTGATTGGGAAATCTGAGCTGAAGCTTGACGTGGTAAGTGGCATCCACATCCGACGTCATTTGGGGACCGGCCGTCTCAGCAAAAACGGCGAGTCCACGTGCGAAAGCGAAAGCACCTGTTCCGCCAACCACGGTGAGTTCCTCCATGTCTTTATGTCCCACGTGCTTCGCCTGAACACTGAGGCTTCCCGCGTACTCGGGCGCGTCAAATGTAAGATAAATGATGTTGAATCCCGAATGCGCGAAGTGTTCCACAGGGATTATGAAACCCTCTGCTTTGCCAACAACCCGAGATGTGTTTTTGGGACCTTCTGTCAGAGTACGTCGGAAGATGAAAGCTCCGGCGTCCGACTGAGTCACCGGCGGTGCATTGCGGCTTGCTGAGTTATGCGGTGGTGGCTGCTGGATATACAAGGAGAGGGCCAGCCAAGTAGGTGGTGGCTTTGTATGGGATGTTGGCGAAAGCAAAGCCAAGAGAATGACTACCAAAATTGCCAATGACACTGCACTGAAGAATATGATCCTTGGCCACATTATTGGGATTGGGATAACGAGTGAGAAAGCTTGCTTGAACTTGGATATAATTTTCTCTACGAATCAATTTAACGCATTTTTCTAACTgtaaaatgttttgggtttgGCCACCTAATCCATGTCTATTCGGTTCTTCTTTAAGTTTTAACCAAACCAGTATATCATATGCCTGTGTGCTCAAAGaatcaaattaataatgatgaAGCACAAGACAGGCATGGAAAGGTGgcacatgtacatatatatatatatatatatatattttttttttccattgcttTTGATACCAGCTCCATTTATCGATTGCAGACTGAGGATCAGTGGAGCTGGTACTCCTAACAATAACAATTATACTATATGATATGCGGACATCAGTTTGACAAAGAAAGCTAACCAATTGCAGTtcgatgatttttattttttatttttttatttttttctgcctTCTTGGAACTATAACCTCCCATCATCATAAGTGTAAATAACGTCCTAAGTATGCTTCTTTCATTTGACCATGCAAGCAGGTTTGCCCAATTAAATCTTGGGCTACGTTTAAATCTTTGTATTAATCAATTACATAAttgtacaaattatttattaattatatttcaaaacaGGCTCAAGATGTCAAGTTTCTTAGAAAATCCATAAACAATTAAACGTGATAAAActtcaaaagaataatatatattacaataaagGCTAAACATTTAAGAATAAACAAACGGAAAGTACAATAATCACCAAGCACCAAAAACAAGAGCCTCTTAGCTATTTTAAACACCTTCATCCCctcttacaaaaaataaatgagcGGGAGAGTGTAGAAGACTAAATAGTAAATAGTTAAAGCATTTCTGTATCACCAAATCGACTTATCAGGGGCTTAGCCTTTCGTAAATGGCCCATGCTATTAACAAGATCCTTGCGGGTGCACACTGGAAACATGTTTATGTTCTTGAGCACTTTCAGCCGCCATAATACGTATGGGAAACTGAGCTGATCACGAGAAGTGAAACGAACAACTTCATTGAACCACagacacataaacatattagtCAATGGTGTATGCTCCCTCACTATCACAGAAGCTTCAGCAAGAGCTGCGCAGACCAATAGAACGATTACTGAGCATACGATTAGACTATAGTTGTGATTTGGCCGATAGGGTTTAAACATAGAAATGAACAAGGCATAAAAAGgacaaacaaaagaataaaGGCACAAAGATCAGAAGAACGGAAAGATGACCAAGAAGTATTAGTGCAACAGAAAAATAGATTAATAGTGTTGCCCtttcttcatccaaaataaaaaatgccaaaaaaattaCAGCAGCATTTAATCTTTGTAATATACAGGGAGTAAAATTCTATTCttcattaagaatatatttcatAGAAATTCATAGTAATTTAAGCATGCTTCAACTATGAAGCATCATATGATTCACATCCACATTTACTAGAATGACCGTTTGGGAACAAGAAATAGCATACAGAAGCATACCTTTCTTTCCATTAAACCTCTTGTCCTCTGGTAAGCCATCATGGCGATATTGAGCCAACTGCACCTCAACTTCTTCTGGTTTGGCTTTGTTTTTCTTGACAACAGCCTTTGCCTCATCATATACACTGCTACGAGCTCCATGTTCTGAAATTGCAAGTACAGAATTTGAACGCCAAAGAAGGGCTTCCAACACACCCAAAGGATCCCTCCTAAACTGTGACTTTGAATCTACCCAAATAGAGTACTTCGCATGAGGAAAAAGACGATGTGCCAACATCTGATGCcagataaaatacaaaatgtGATGAGAgaaatgattttcttttttttttttttttttttttttgggtgacgAGAGAAATGGTTGAATACACTTTCAGGTGATATTCAATTAAATGAAGAAattcaagaaaatgaaaatagttTCAATGCATTTCATCAACATCAAGTACCAATTATGCACCGAACATGGCAATACCAAACCCTCAAACAAATGCTTATATCTCAGCAAATAGGGTCTGAAGTTAATCTATAAGGTTGCAGCACTTGTCTAGGACCAACCATCTCTAGCAGACTTGAGACAGCTAGACTTTTCTGTACATCTAGTCAAACACCTTACACCCTCCATCCTATAGCAACCAGTCTTATGATCCATTTTTATTGGTCCATACTGCATAGCGATGTCGATATTCAAAGGAGGTAAAACCGTCAACAGCTTCTTTTATATTACACCTCACAACACCATTGTAACTATACTATAAGCAGTTCAAATTATTTGAATGCCAAAAATAGGATTAACCAAATAACTCCTTGCATAGACAACCCACTCAGACCATGAGAAACAcaattaatttccaattaaTAACAAACTCCAAATAATCATGCATGAATCTCTCAAAATACAGTCCTGAGTACATCCACATCCAGTATTCTTGTAGAAacggggaaaaaaaacaaatgagataataattataaattacctTTGGAATTTTACCATTTAACCTCTGATCTGAAAAAGGAAGATCCCTAACAACCACAATGCGCCATTTCCCAATAAATCCGTCATCACCAATTCTATGTCCAGCCAACTGCTGTGAAGCTACCGTAATTTCATCCCAAAATGCAACGTAGCAAACCTACATTCATGAAGCACTGAACCAGTGTTAGATTAGCTACTTGCCTAACTGATGAGTGATGGTTGATTTATCGATGATAACCTTTCTAAGTGATGCCTCTGACATTCCAATAGGTTGATAAAGATCATCTCCACCACCAAACGCACAAGTGGAGACCACAACTTTACAATCATCCATGTAATTTCTGTCTTCATCAGAAAATATAAAGCCTCCATTTTCACTGTAGAAACCACAATGTAATGTAGCAGTTTCATTTACCTGCAGGATCAAAAAATTCATCATGCACTATAGCAAGTGGTCTAGAAAAAAATTACCCAGGGAGACCCTATGATCCCTCTTGAGCTTTAACATGATAATGATCATGAATTAATGAAAACCTGGTCAGGACATGAGCAACGCAGCTTATAACCTTAAAACTATTATCTCTCTGATCCAGAGTCTgatttccagtaaataaattaaattttgtggCTTCTGTATGTTGTCCCGACAGGATAGCCGCGCCGCTTATAAATGGTGAATCATTCTCGGACATGTATACTACTCTACTAACAGGAATAGGAGACTCGTTCCCTGATGGAATATCCAGATGCTCAAGTTCTTCGGGAGAGAGGAGCTTCAAGCAACCTGATACAATCACAAAGGTGcgccatttgaaaaaaaaaactgaattcATTTTATTCTTCTGAGTTGTGACAAATAATAGCATCCATACAACCTCATAACTAACTTAAATTTAgaagaattgcaacaaaaagaacataaaacaaTCTCAGTATacaacaaacaaaattataacaatACAAAAAACTTTTCAATATGTCAGCTTCTCATCACAAATCAAcatttccatccaaaaaaaatattatatattcttcaaaaattttgaatatcactaaaaaaaaataaaaaacgcaATGcgaacaaatatatacatttatagaaACACAATAAATTGCTAACTTACGTTGTCTAACACCGCCAACAACCCGAGTCGTGGGATCAAGCCGATTCAAATTCCCTTCCGATTTCTTTTCAGAGCCCGATTTACTTATCGAAGTGCTATCAGAGTCCACAAAATTCGGGTTTTGAATGTAATCCGTGGTGACCACCGGACTGGATTTCCTACCGATCCTAGAGGCCTCAAAGATAAGCAAGCAAGCAGCTGGGATAAAGATCAGGAGGGTCCAGTACCTCACGAGCTTCCTATAAACTCGGCGAGTGAACTCGTTCTTGAGTCGGTACCCGGGTTTCTTGCGCTTCCTGCGTACTCGGACTCGCATTCGACCGAGTTCGTCCGACTCATCGTCGGACACAGAGATCGAcatgctgttgttgttgttgttgttgttgttgttgttgctgaaCATCGATGATGATGACATTGATGGAGGAAATTATTACAAATGCCGGGAAAACTACAAGCAATTTCGCTGAGTGGAAATTTGGGGATGTGAAATTGAGaatctggaaaaaaaatttagggcTTTATAGATCAAAACTGATTAAGGAGTTCCCATCCTTTTTATTTTCGTACTGGATTGGATTTTATTCGTCGATGCATTTTATTACCTTTTTATCGCATTAAACCAATtcaacgctttttttttttttttttttggccaaaataaatgttttctttatttttttgctaacgttttaatgttatatatttggtattaacaatttttctttgctttccaaacttataaataaattcttttaatatttcgTTGAGAATTCAAATACATTTAATAAGGGCTTGAACAAAATTTGTGCTCTCCTGAAAAGGAGAACaaccaccccaaaaaaaaaaaaaaaaaaaaaaaaaagaaaaaagacaaagcATTCTgtgtggtttatttattttctttatacgattgtttttcaattttatttcaaataattgtgtttattttattttattacaatgACAAATACATATGTTTGGATTTAGATGTGTTTCGATTTAGTCTTTGTTGCATCGGTATTCTCCTACTGTGCAGAGAAAAAGTTCTCTTTtttagttatattattattattattattttactaaagAAATAAAGTTACTTAATTAGCAATttagttttaatataattattacgtTTTTTTTTCCTGCTCTCAATATTAATggtaaaattgataaaaatgatAACTTAGTAATTGAGCACCTAGGTTCGAATTATAGATAACAATGTTTAAAGCAccttaaaaagttatttttattataatttatatggcatgaattttaaaaaatgttcatGTTTATGTATCATCCTCAtcatttaatgaataatattttatgataatttctCTCCTATAGATTTTGTATAAAGTATCATAAAATACTgatgtgtaattttttattttaaaattatatttaattaaaattaaattcaattaacaaaagtcaataaaaataaataaaaatactgactcagcatatccaacaaagtttcCAGAAaacttctatttattttattgttatatcatCTTGATAAAACTAATGCACAAAACTATTAGAgaagatttttttaaaccacATCTGTTTATTATTTGatgtggtaaaaaaattttaaatgaatagGAAACAATTTGGAAATGCTTTTAGagataatttgtaatttcaaaaaaaaattattaatagtaaaattattaagtttttttccTCGGTTATTctgtttttagatatttttatgttaattcaATTTCATCTTACTTTTCACTATATTATATTCTTGTAACATTTCTAATAAGTTTATGTAATGACAtttttttatgtcattttaaatgattaatttaaactgaatatcttttttctttggaaTGGTTCTaaacataacaaaatatttaaatggaaCCAGGAACCGGCATTGATCAAGTATAAAGTGTCCGTAATTCTTAGCTTACGGTGCTGAGATAATAATGGTAATTGTAATGATGATGGTAGAATTTCTCAAACTATACCTTTCGTATTTAGGAACACAAAAAGTACGAaagttatattttaaaaaatttagtttaGAAACAACGATGACAGACGAAAAGACCTAAAAAAGTTATGCTGTCTCTTCGTTTTCCTCTTTGTCTAATCTTCCTATTATAATCCAACAAGTCTTTTTCGCAATTAGTATTTACTTTTCCATATAATTTTTAGGTTGCTTTCAACATAATTAACCATTATGTCAAAAATCATCCTGTAGCAatcaaaaattaatagaaaaaaatggaTTTCATATCCGCGAGAAAATATACAATGATATACCAGAATTTCAGGTCCAGATAAACCCACACACCAACAGATTTCAGACGTTGGAGAAAGAGAATGGTgtgaaacaacaaaataaacaatttcataaaacgaaatttatttaaaaagaaaaaagaaaagattattTCCCAATCCCGTATTagtttggaaaacaaaaattctaGTCAGATGTAACATTCAAGAATATCTACTTTTTCTCTACGTTCTTCAACTTAGACAAAAGTTGACcctaataaataaatctataacTCTTTTTTCTCTACGTTCTTCAACTTAGACAAAAGTTGACcctaataaataaatctataacTCTTATTTCACTAGAGATACGTAATCAAAATGTCTAGTATCCGAGCCTATCAAAGGCTATTTACAGAATAATTTAAGGCCTAGTAATATATACTATGAAGAAAGTTAAACTGAGATTGAGATGTTGCAGAAAATAATGGTTAGATGAACTAGCCAATAACGTTCAAACCATTTTAGCCAGAATTTCTTTCAGTATTAGAAGTCTCCATGTCCCTACAAACAGAAAGTTCTAATGCTTTCTCCACGCCTTTCGACTTGTACGGAGCAATAATATGAGTTTCCCCCGAAATGGAACCCAAAAGCTCATTCTCAATGCATTCATACCTGCAGATCAATGTATACAATTAGGTTATGcaagcataatatatatatatatatatacacacaaatatGATATATAGCTAATGCATTGGTATCTAAGGTCTAGAAGACCAAATTCAAagctaaaaaatttttaaaaagtggaGAAAACTATCAGGGCTTTATGCTAAAGTCTGGCACCTCAAATCCTTCGCTATTATAAAAAGCTTCATTAAAGAAACTCAGtatcttgaaaattttaaatggtcCTAATAATTTAATTGTCCATCaccaaacaatttcaaatgataAATGATAATTCAAGGTGTTTGAGAAAAAACATACAATTTACTGCAGAGGTTATCAACAACCACAGATTGAGTGATGATCTTCATTCTTAACTCCATAAATTCATCATTCGAGAATTGATCAAAAGGCTTCTCTATGTACAATGAGAGCTTCTCAATGTTTGCCTCAAGCTGCTGCTGCTGGTCCTCAAATAAGTtctttttgatttctttttccttctttgtcAAATCATTCTCAATTAGATCACCAAACATGTAATATGCAAATGGGTAGGAGTATGAAATAATCTGCCTTGACCTGAACAGTCTGCTAAGTCCGTTAGTTACCCAACTAAAATCTTTACAGATACATTGTTTATCTTCCAAATTTGATATCTTTGCTTGCATGGTTTCCTTCAGCTTACTTTCAAGTTTAAAAGAATCTTTATGAGCTTTATAACGGTTGTAGTAATGAAGATAACGCACTAGGTATGTCTCCCTCTTTGCACGGTCAACTTTAACCTTTTCATTGTCTTTGAATCGTCCACAGCTATGTCCGGCTATAGACGTCCATGTATGGTCGCTGCCAGTTGCACCACCACAAAGCCAACTGCAAAAACAGGTACAAAATTATGCACTACCATTGATCCTAACAGCACTATGATGtcttaaaataaatcaaaaaattaaataacaattaatgaaataaatttcCATGAGGCATCATCAAATTTCACATTATTTGAATTCTCTATTCTGAAGGTGTAAACTATCAGTTTGGTAATAGGAGCTTAGTCTTCAAGATTTGCACCATATACTGC includes the following:
- the LOC107420300 gene encoding dirigent protein 11, translating into MWPRIIFFSAVSLAILVVILLALLSPTSHTKPPPTWLALSLYIQQPPPHNSASRNAPPVTQSDAGAFIFRRTLTEGPKNTSRVVGKAEGFIIPVEHFAHSGFNIIYLTFDAPEYAGSLSVQAKHVGHKDMEELTVVGGTGAFAFARGLAVFAETAGPQMTSDVDATYHVKLQLRFPNQSRRAIPG
- the LOC107420299 gene encoding probable hexosyltransferase MUCI70, which encodes MSSSSMFSNNNNNNNNNNSMSISVSDDESDELGRMRVRVRRKRKKPGYRLKNEFTRRVYRKLVRYWTLLIFIPAACLLIFEASRIGRKSSPVVTTDYIQNPNFVDSDSTSISKSGSEKKSEGNLNRLDPTTRVVGGVRQRCLKLLSPEELEHLDIPSGNESPIPVSRVVYMSENDSPFISGAAILSGQHTEATKFNLFTGNQTLDQRDNSFKVNETATLHCGFYSENGGFIFSDEDRNYMDDCKVVVSTCAFGGGDDLYQPIGMSEASLRKVCYVAFWDEITVASQQLAGHRIGDDGFIGKWRIVVVRDLPFSDQRLNGKIPKMLAHRLFPHAKYSIWVDSKSQFRRDPLGVLEALLWRSNSVLAISEHGARSSVYDEAKAVVKKNKAKPEEVEVQLAQYRHDGLPEDKRFNGKKALAEASVIVREHTPLTNMFMCLWFNEVVRFTSRDQLSFPYVLWRLKVLKNINMFPVCTRKDLVNSMGHLRKAKPLISRFGDTEML